The following proteins are encoded in a genomic region of Chloracidobacterium sp.:
- a CDS encoding tetratricopeptide repeat protein, with the protein MKKIISAAIFVFAVMNIAYAQNISSIADETFKYVKASTFGKPKVAKNTKKVSLGQVRVHFKTVTSASREANRNSADVTVYLDSDLTTGDLQTLTNNFYSRLASKLNALGIETVPFDAIKQTEYYAEKLSKQAEEKGADFDGKNGQAWVSMNAYDGPVFVRWKPEGTVEIIGYGQQKNLAKTAKATGGDLMTVDVVLDFASIMLSAEVKQDRQGWFYGDPYFYSDYSIGGLMNVTRSYVYMVNEDNGFDQYSSEQPIAERIGFAEKPREDPARASYRAGKAFGSERHSFTPLVIPAKREMYMMAAGKVLDLYADMLAEKFRVLRGGAKPADKPAEKPVDRTTLAQVNEQAKKNNDTTAVTTGEMKQAAADAIKARKYQLAADYYEKLASADPENAADYHVKRGAIYLDYLKDYKKAVDVSEALIKSNPNEPAGYYNRGTAYVYLKEWKKAKKDLDKSIELKPDWAVAYQNRAFALLNMQKADDALADLEIAIRLTPRVAALYRLRAYAYKLKGNAALAAADELRAAQIEQGRY; encoded by the coding sequence ATGAAAAAGATCATTTCCGCCGCTATTTTTGTGTTCGCTGTCATGAACATAGCCTACGCGCAGAATATCTCATCCATCGCCGATGAGACATTCAAGTACGTCAAGGCCAGCACGTTCGGCAAGCCGAAGGTCGCAAAGAACACGAAGAAGGTCTCGCTTGGCCAAGTTCGTGTGCATTTCAAGACAGTCACCTCTGCCTCCAGAGAGGCGAATCGGAATTCTGCCGACGTGACCGTATATCTTGACAGCGACCTTACCACCGGCGACCTTCAAACGCTCACGAACAATTTCTATTCGCGGCTTGCGAGCAAGCTCAACGCCCTCGGTATCGAAACCGTGCCTTTCGATGCGATCAAGCAAACGGAATATTATGCCGAGAAGCTATCGAAGCAAGCCGAGGAGAAGGGGGCAGACTTTGACGGCAAGAACGGCCAGGCCTGGGTCTCAATGAACGCATACGACGGCCCGGTCTTCGTGCGTTGGAAGCCCGAAGGGACGGTCGAGATCATCGGCTACGGCCAGCAGAAGAATCTTGCAAAGACCGCCAAAGCGACGGGCGGCGATCTGATGACCGTCGATGTTGTTCTCGATTTTGCCTCGATAATGCTCTCCGCAGAGGTGAAGCAGGACCGGCAGGGATGGTTCTATGGCGACCCATATTTTTACAGCGATTACTCGATCGGCGGGCTGATGAACGTAACGAGGAGCTATGTGTATATGGTCAACGAGGATAACGGATTCGACCAGTATTCGTCGGAGCAACCGATCGCCGAACGGATCGGATTCGCTGAAAAACCCCGCGAGGATCCCGCACGTGCGAGCTACCGCGCAGGGAAGGCATTCGGCAGCGAACGGCATTCGTTCACACCGCTCGTCATTCCTGCAAAACGGGAAATGTATATGATGGCGGCCGGAAAGGTGCTTGACCTTTACGCGGATATGCTGGCCGAAAAATTCCGGGTTCTTCGCGGCGGTGCGAAGCCTGCGGACAAACCGGCCGAAAAGCCCGTCGATCGGACCACGCTCGCACAGGTGAATGAACAAGCCAAGAAGAACAACGACACGACCGCGGTTACGACCGGCGAGATGAAGCAGGCCGCGGCGGACGCGATAAAGGCGCGGAAATATCAGCTCGCTGCTGATTACTACGAGAAGCTTGCCTCGGCCGATCCTGAAAACGCCGCCGACTATCACGTGAAGCGCGGTGCGATCTATCTCGATTACCTCAAAGACTACAAGAAGGCGGTCGATGTTTCGGAAGCATTGATCAAGTCGAATCCGAACGAGCCTGCCGGTTATTACAATCGCGGAACCGCTTACGTGTATCTCAAAGAATGGAAGAAGGCGAAGAAGGATCTTGATAAATCGATCGAACTGAAGCCTGATTGGGCGGTTGCTTATCAGAACCGTGCGTTCGCGCTTCTGAATATGCAAAAGGCGGACGATGCGCTCGCGGACCTCGAGATCGCGATACGCCTAACGCCGCGTGTAGCTGCTCTGTATCGCCTGAGGGCATACGCGTACAAGCTCAAAGGCAACGCGGCTCTTGCGGCTGCGGATGAATTGCGTGCGGCGCAGATCGAACAAGGAAGATACTAA
- a CDS encoding tetratricopeptide repeat protein yields MRILQITFSGLLVFAFCVIAANAQTAEAFLAKCDASFEGGKYSDAIKECTKALDAKPGFEEALITRAGTYKILRNYPAAIADYTELIRVTGGMAMAYFYRADIYKRTGKDNEAIADLTASIKKDPKGLFAARSYYERGLLYDKLGKPDEAQADYWAAVKINPNHAQAKAKIKYPFGDKTLTEAANDIIPGVKTPADGPSVKPSPSPIAAAKPTPSAPVKTVPAAASKWKRTTLTGTGLSVESPLPFVLKSDKPDPLLETMTANVSWEMEAGGLWATVRYQKWDQKFTAIRQVLEETVNIVFDDPNAGAKFVKDTTFLGEPAAVIDQERFDPYEKKQVRQKMIVFGKPADYTQLNFVHPAGDKAAAAKVDQIVASFQKEGAVVAGVSKLPPANWKTFNFGGLLFDFPAQIGEGSCVQQLSSQGQTVCGKWGDPGKENLSIDVSYRNYGNLLAPEIKKFAADYLAEMKEIMANDTSWKEFKNEPYPINVGEAVKISASQAYDGTNIIFVARGAERWQVRVWHFNRWDGVRDALKRVLGSIKFKQ; encoded by the coding sequence ATGAGGATTCTGCAGATTACTTTTAGCGGGCTTTTGGTTTTTGCTTTTTGTGTCATAGCTGCGAACGCACAGACGGCGGAGGCTTTTCTTGCGAAATGCGATGCGAGCTTTGAGGGCGGAAAGTATTCCGACGCTATAAAGGAATGCACGAAGGCACTCGACGCAAAACCGGGATTTGAGGAGGCCTTGATAACGCGCGCCGGTACGTACAAGATCCTGCGGAATTATCCGGCGGCGATCGCCGATTACACCGAACTCATTCGCGTTACTGGCGGAATGGCGATGGCGTATTTCTACCGCGCCGATATTTACAAACGAACCGGCAAAGACAACGAGGCAATTGCCGATCTGACGGCATCGATAAAAAAAGACCCGAAAGGGCTTTTTGCGGCCCGTTCATATTACGAACGCGGTCTTCTTTACGACAAACTCGGAAAACCGGACGAGGCCCAAGCCGACTATTGGGCAGCCGTAAAGATAAACCCGAACCACGCTCAGGCAAAGGCGAAGATCAAATATCCGTTCGGCGACAAGACCCTGACCGAAGCGGCGAATGACATCATTCCCGGAGTCAAGACACCGGCCGATGGCCCATCTGTCAAACCGTCACCTTCACCGATAGCCGCAGCAAAACCAACTCCTTCAGCGCCGGTCAAGACCGTACCGGCAGCCGCTTCCAAATGGAAACGAACGACGTTGACGGGCACGGGGCTGAGTGTCGAGTCTCCCTTGCCGTTCGTTCTCAAGAGCGACAAGCCCGATCCGCTGCTTGAGACGATGACCGCAAACGTCTCATGGGAAATGGAGGCCGGCGGTCTCTGGGCGACCGTAAGGTATCAGAAATGGGATCAAAAGTTCACGGCGATCCGGCAGGTTTTGGAGGAGACGGTAAATATAGTCTTTGATGACCCAAACGCAGGTGCGAAGTTCGTCAAGGACACGACATTCCTCGGCGAACCCGCGGCGGTGATCGACCAGGAGCGCTTTGATCCGTACGAAAAGAAGCAAGTGCGGCAAAAGATGATCGTATTCGGCAAGCCGGCCGATTACACTCAGCTTAATTTCGTGCATCCGGCGGGCGACAAGGCCGCGGCCGCAAAGGTCGATCAGATCGTTGCCTCATTCCAAAAAGAAGGTGCGGTTGTTGCCGGCGTCTCGAAACTTCCTCCTGCAAACTGGAAGACCTTTAATTTCGGGGGCCTGTTGTTCGACTTTCCGGCACAGATCGGCGAAGGTTCGTGTGTTCAACAGCTCAGCTCGCAAGGGCAAACAGTATGCGGCAAATGGGGCGATCCGGGGAAGGAGAACCTCAGCATCGACGTTAGCTATCGAAACTACGGGAACCTTCTGGCGCCGGAGATCAAGAAATTCGCGGCTGATTATTTGGCAGAGATGAAGGAGATAATGGCGAACGATACGAGCTGGAAGGAATTCAAGAACGAGCCGTATCCGATAAATGTCGGCGAGGCCGTCAAGATCTCCGCCTCACAGGCGTACGACGGAACCAATATCATCTTCGTCGCTCGCGGAGCGGAAAGATGGCAGGTCCGAGTTTGGCATTTCAACCGTTGGGATGGCGTCCGAGACGCTCTCAAACGTGTGCTCGGGTCGATAAAGTTCAAGCAGTAG
- a CDS encoding ABC transporter permease subunit — protein MDISSVITIARQELIVAIRNKWTVIFAFVFGSLVLVISYFGTMTAGEIGFQGFNRTTASLLSLVLYLIPLVALMMGAQSFLAAPGDDEMLFSQPVSRGEVLVGKLLGLFAALVSAMFVGFGIGGIVIATQTDAEGFFGYPIFVGLSLFLSFIFLSLSMLAAIISRRQTKAFGVALLLWFFFVILYDLLVLGGSLLFRERTANYFIFASLFGNPVDMVRVAGLISLNGEEIFGAAGAALLKFLGGAIWGITVLLIGLLVWAAVPILISLRLLRKQDIA, from the coding sequence ATGGATATCAGCTCCGTCATAACCATCGCCAGACAAGAGCTTATCGTTGCGATCCGCAACAAGTGGACGGTCATTTTTGCGTTCGTCTTCGGCTCGCTGGTACTCGTTATCTCTTATTTCGGCACAATGACAGCGGGCGAGATCGGTTTTCAGGGCTTCAACCGTACAACGGCGAGCCTGTTGAGCCTCGTTCTTTATCTGATACCGCTTGTCGCCCTGATGATGGGTGCGCAGAGCTTTCTCGCCGCTCCGGGCGATGATGAGATGCTCTTCTCGCAGCCCGTTTCACGCGGCGAGGTGCTTGTCGGAAAACTTCTCGGCCTCTTTGCCGCATTAGTGAGCGCGATGTTTGTCGGCTTTGGCATCGGCGGTATCGTGATCGCGACCCAGACCGATGCGGAAGGCTTCTTCGGTTATCCGATCTTTGTCGGCCTGTCACTCTTCCTGTCCTTTATCTTTCTGTCGCTGTCGATGCTCGCGGCGATAATCTCACGGCGCCAGACGAAAGCATTCGGCGTTGCTCTTCTGCTCTGGTTCTTTTTTGTTATCTTGTACGACCTGCTTGTACTTGGAGGCTCGCTGTTATTTCGAGAACGGACGGCAAATTACTTTATCTTCGCCTCCCTGTTCGGAAATCCGGTTGATATGGTTCGCGTCGCGGGCCTCATTTCGCTCAACGGCGAAGAGATCTTCGGAGCGGCAGGCGCCGCATTGCTCAAGTTTCTCGGCGGCGCAATTTGGGGCATTACGGTGCTGCTGATCGGCTTGCTCGTTTGGGCCGCGGTTCCGATCCTGATCTCGCTCCGCCTGCTGCGAAAGCAGGACATTGCCTAG
- a CDS encoding nitrous oxide reductase accessory protein NosL, producing the protein MNTLRTVSLLLPALIFSACGTAEIVPVAIEDHDMCSFCRMAISEKEFAAEIIATDEKVYKFDDVGCMLKFAKNEGDALKPAAIFVTDFDSRQWIKAHDAFFVKTGSIKTPMSGGLIPFADKAKADAFAASSGSTVMRFNGLSVPEH; encoded by the coding sequence TTGAATACGCTCAGAACAGTTAGCTTATTGCTGCCGGCACTGATCTTCTCGGCCTGCGGCACGGCCGAGATCGTTCCGGTTGCGATCGAGGATCATGATATGTGTTCCTTTTGCAGGATGGCGATCAGCGAGAAAGAGTTCGCCGCTGAGATCATCGCGACGGATGAAAAGGTCTATAAGTTCGATGATGTCGGCTGTATGCTGAAATTCGCAAAAAATGAAGGAGACGCTCTCAAACCTGCGGCGATATTTGTTACCGACTTCGATTCGCGGCAGTGGATAAAAGCCCATGATGCATTCTTTGTAAAGACCGGCTCGATCAAGACGCCGATGAGCGGCGGACTTATTCCGTTCGCGGACAAAGCAAAAGCTGACGCATTCGCAGCGAGTTCCGGCTCAACAGTTATGCGTTTCAATGGACTTTCGGTGCCTGAACATTAG
- a CDS encoding ABC transporter ATP-binding protein encodes MIEVRGMVKKFGSFTAVDGVSFSVPEGECFALLGPNGSGKSTILKCIAGLALPTSGEIVINSVNAVQNSQAARQLLSYLPQRVGFHKCLTAREVLEFYCRLRKLPASRIDETLHNSDFSFNGFSEKRVDELSGGMTQKLGLAVACLPDTPVLLFDEPTVSLDPAGAIAFRKFVKGLKSTGKTIIFTSHVLADVEALADRVAILIDGKLAAVETAQALRERTEQSHQTLEEIYLEYAQNS; translated from the coding sequence ATGATCGAAGTTAGAGGCATGGTCAAGAAATTCGGCTCATTCACTGCGGTTGACGGCGTTTCGTTCAGCGTACCCGAAGGGGAATGTTTTGCTCTTTTAGGGCCGAACGGATCGGGAAAATCGACCATCCTGAAGTGCATTGCGGGCCTGGCTTTGCCGACCTCGGGCGAGATCGTTATCAACAGCGTCAATGCAGTGCAAAATTCGCAAGCCGCGCGGCAGCTTTTGAGCTACCTCCCGCAGCGTGTCGGATTTCATAAATGTCTGACCGCCCGCGAGGTTCTCGAGTTCTATTGCCGGCTGAGAAAGCTGCCCGCCTCGCGCATTGATGAGACGCTGCATAACTCGGATTTCAGCTTTAACGGTTTCTCGGAAAAGCGGGTCGATGAACTCTCGGGCGGGATGACGCAAAAGCTTGGGCTTGCCGTGGCTTGTTTGCCTGACACTCCGGTACTTTTGTTCGACGAGCCGACCGTAAGTCTCGATCCGGCGGGTGCGATCGCATTCCGGAAATTTGTAAAGGGCCTGAAATCAACGGGTAAGACCATTATCTTCACATCGCATGTGCTTGCAGATGTCGAGGCATTGGCCGATCGCGTGGCAATTCTGATCGACGGCAAACTCGCCGCAGTCGAGACCGCGCAAGCACTCCGCGAACGCACGGAGCAGAGCCATCAAACACTGGAGGAGATCTATCTTGAATACGCTCAGAACAGTTAG
- the nosD gene encoding nitrous oxide reductase family maturation protein NosD — protein MKALWLNVFLIVSAVCVSAQGEVLTVGPGGGYASINSAVAAAKNGDHIRVESGTYRENIVLDRSVTLEGVDSPIIDGGDAGSIITVIADGCKITGFDVRNSGNDLRAEDAGILLKSNGNIVEDNVLSKVLFGIYLLQSGSNAVRRNTIVGRKELEPGERGAGLHLWNSPKNILEDNVVTFARDGMYIQNSSNNQIRRNRVSDLRYGLHFMNSDDDIFEDNVFFDNVAGAAIMYSKNIELRRNAFVHNRGFSSFGILFQDCRQCVTEENLILNNATGIFLEGLKNSVFRRNTVAENDLAAEIFASSVGNVFSENNFINNLSPLQLVGKGGNTEWKSNFWSDYQGYDLDGDAYGDVPHKIQNIFEYLEGNFPRVRIYLNSPAAGSIVAAERSFPIVKGSNEFDSAPLMRPVDIGVSFRPEKSGGAAKWSALAFSIVLLGISIFTFKRGFAG, from the coding sequence ATGAAGGCTCTGTGGTTAAACGTCTTTCTCATCGTATCGGCCGTTTGCGTTTCGGCGCAGGGCGAAGTGCTTACTGTCGGGCCGGGCGGCGGCTATGCTTCGATCAATTCGGCAGTTGCCGCGGCAAAGAATGGCGACCACATCCGCGTTGAGAGCGGCACCTATCGTGAGAACATTGTCCTTGACCGCTCGGTTACGCTCGAAGGGGTCGATTCGCCGATCATCGACGGCGGTGATGCAGGCAGCATTATCACGGTGATCGCCGACGGGTGTAAGATCACAGGGTTTGATGTCCGCAACAGCGGCAACGACCTCCGGGCTGAGGATGCCGGAATCCTTCTAAAGTCGAACGGCAACATTGTAGAGGACAATGTGCTCAGCAAGGTGCTTTTCGGCATATATCTGCTGCAGTCGGGCAGCAACGCCGTCCGCCGCAATACGATAGTCGGCCGCAAAGAGCTAGAGCCGGGTGAGCGCGGCGCGGGCCTGCACCTTTGGAATTCGCCGAAAAATATTCTTGAAGACAACGTTGTAACCTTTGCCCGCGACGGTATGTATATTCAGAACAGTTCGAATAATCAGATCCGACGCAACCGCGTCTCCGACCTGCGTTACGGACTGCATTTTATGAACTCGGACGATGACATCTTTGAGGACAATGTCTTCTTCGATAATGTTGCCGGAGCCGCAATTATGTATTCCAAGAATATCGAACTGCGGCGAAACGCTTTCGTCCACAACCGCGGATTCAGCTCATTCGGTATTCTTTTTCAGGATTGCAGACAGTGTGTGACCGAAGAGAATCTCATCCTGAATAACGCGACCGGCATATTTCTCGAAGGCCTCAAGAACTCAGTTTTCCGGCGCAATACCGTTGCCGAAAATGACCTTGCCGCCGAGATCTTTGCAAGCTCTGTCGGCAATGTTTTCTCCGAGAATAATTTCATCAACAACTTAAGCCCTTTGCAGCTCGTAGGCAAAGGCGGCAATACTGAGTGGAAGTCGAACTTTTGGAGTGATTACCAAGGTTATGACCTCGACGGTGATGCGTATGGCGATGTGCCGCATAAGATCCAGAATATATTTGAGTACTTGGAAGGTAATTTCCCTCGAGTGCGCATATACCTCAACAGTCCGGCGGCCGGCTCGATCGTAGCCGCCGAGAGGTCGTTCCCGATCGTCAAAGGATCGAACGAGTTCGACAGTGCACCGCTGATGCGGCCTGTCGATATCGGCGTTTCATTCCGACCCGAAAAGAGCGGCGGCGCGGCAAAGTGGTCGGCCCTTGCCTTTTCCATTGTTCTGTTGGGCATTTCTATTTTTACATTCAAGCGAGGGTTTGCCGGATGA
- the nosZ gene encoding Sec-dependent nitrous-oxide reductase, translated as MKKFLGSKKFWWLLIGAILIGSLLGIGSCRRKSALKKEQGSSAEAATVTYVPPGDLDEYYLFYSGGHSGNVYVAGVPSMRHIATIPVFAKYPATGYGFDKETKEMLGGYEWGDVHHPAISETKGDYDGRWLFVNDNGNNRVARIDLKDFKTKQILGPVPNISGFHGGSFVTPNSEYVLAASRFSIPIPKGSAAPIEDYAGQYKGVVSGIAVDPNSGEMSVGWQVMMPPFNYDLGDAGKGPSDGWAFWTSYNTEKATGKLEVTSTQKDRDYIVAVNWKEAEKAVQAGKVKVIDGVKVIDPKDAPGFVFLIPCSKSPHGVDVSPDGKWIIGSGKLQSITTVFNIDKINAAIQAKNFTGDEDGIPVLNYDAVKEAEVDVGLGPLHTQFDNEGNAYTSLFVESAVAKWRLGTWDVVDKIPVSYNIGHLATAEGDTVDPDGKFLVALNKLSHGTHLTVGPSQPESSQLISIAGDKMKLLYNAFTEPEPHYAQIIKADKIKAIEVYPKEENKNPNAVWDINEAKVERSGDHVTVKTVLVRSTITPTAVTVKQGDKVTFHLTNIEQTTDELHGFGLLEYNLNVVVDPGETKTIEFVADKPGVFAYYCTNFCSALHQEMQGYLIVEPK; from the coding sequence ATGAAAAAATTTTTAGGATCGAAAAAATTCTGGTGGCTGCTGATCGGCGCCATCCTTATTGGCTCATTATTGGGAATTGGCAGCTGCCGTCGCAAGTCTGCACTCAAGAAGGAGCAGGGCAGTTCCGCAGAAGCGGCGACCGTCACCTATGTTCCGCCGGGCGACCTTGATGAATATTATTTATTCTATTCCGGCGGCCATTCAGGCAACGTCTATGTCGCAGGCGTTCCGTCGATGCGGCATATTGCCACGATACCAGTATTCGCCAAATATCCTGCAACCGGTTACGGTTTCGACAAGGAAACAAAGGAGATGCTCGGCGGCTACGAGTGGGGCGATGTGCACCATCCGGCCATCAGCGAAACAAAAGGCGACTATGACGGACGCTGGCTCTTTGTCAACGATAACGGCAATAACCGCGTTGCTCGGATCGATCTGAAGGACTTCAAGACAAAACAGATCCTTGGCCCCGTGCCTAACATCTCGGGCTTTCACGGCGGTTCTTTCGTAACGCCGAATTCCGAGTATGTGCTCGCCGCATCACGCTTTTCGATCCCGATCCCCAAGGGCAGTGCGGCTCCGATCGAGGATTATGCAGGCCAATATAAGGGCGTAGTTTCAGGTATTGCCGTCGATCCGAACAGCGGAGAGATGAGTGTCGGCTGGCAGGTAATGATGCCGCCTTTCAACTACGACCTTGGCGACGCGGGCAAAGGCCCGAGCGACGGTTGGGCGTTCTGGACAAGCTACAATACCGAAAAGGCGACAGGAAAGCTAGAGGTTACCTCGACACAGAAGGACCGCGACTACATTGTCGCGGTGAACTGGAAAGAAGCAGAGAAAGCCGTACAGGCCGGAAAGGTAAAGGTAATTGACGGCGTTAAGGTAATTGACCCGAAGGATGCTCCGGGCTTTGTCTTTCTGATCCCGTGCAGCAAAAGCCCGCACGGCGTTGACGTCAGTCCCGACGGTAAATGGATAATTGGCAGCGGCAAGCTTCAGTCGATCACGACCGTCTTTAACATCGATAAGATCAACGCCGCCATACAGGCTAAGAACTTCACAGGCGATGAGGACGGGATCCCTGTCCTGAACTACGATGCTGTGAAAGAAGCTGAGGTTGATGTAGGCCTCGGCCCGCTTCACACTCAGTTCGACAACGAGGGTAACGCGTACACGTCGCTGTTCGTTGAGAGCGCAGTAGCCAAATGGCGGCTCGGCACATGGGATGTCGTTGATAAGATCCCGGTGAGCTACAACATCGGCCACCTTGCAACGGCTGAAGGCGACACTGTCGATCCTGACGGTAAATTCCTGGTTGCTCTGAATAAACTGTCGCACGGCACTCACCTGACGGTCGGGCCGTCGCAGCCGGAAAGCTCGCAGCTCATCAGCATCGCCGGTGATAAGATGAAGCTGCTCTACAACGCGTTCACAGAGCCGGAGCCGCACTATGCCCAGATCATCAAGGCCGATAAGATCAAGGCGATCGAGGTGTATCCGAAAGAGGAGAACAAGAACCCGAACGCAGTTTGGGATATCAACGAGGCCAAGGTCGAACGCAGCGGCGATCATGTGACCGTTAAAACGGTGCTTGTTCGCAGCACGATCACCCCGACGGCAGTAACGGTAAAACAGGGTGATAAGGTCACATTTCATTTGACCAATATCGAGCAGACCACCGATGAACTTCACGGTTTCGGCCTTCTCGAATACAACCTGAACGTCGTTGTCGATCCGGGCGAGACAAAGACCATCGAGTTCGTGGCTGACAAGCCGGGAGTTTTTGCTTATTACTGCACGAACTTCTGCTCGGCCTTGCACCAGGAAATGCAGGGCTACTTGATAGTCGAACCTAAGTAA
- a CDS encoding c-type cytochrome, translated as MFKKDAIKLYVIGIFLLILTGSIFFHEYTRDWNDYQIEFREYVAEKFGEERASQVPSGIQQIWVKDLDRTDRCITCHQAVEWKGLETAPEPYRTHPTEVLEKHPIAAYGCTSCHGGQGYATTLPEAHGNVEHWEQPLLGNEITDAYLVKSPKALMEMNCNACHRYDRETKGMDYINLAKNLVQEKSCRACHTINGRGGTVGPDLTSEGDKPTEQYDYSRIGGIPSVFAWHMAHFQNPKMVSPDSVMPNFGFSTQQAQALSLLMMSWRREAIPAQYISGVTLKDVPTQAEIDNEKHMLEGDGAFFVKNNCFICHSVSSFGIKSASEIGPDLSIAVEDVPSRFGRTLGEFLQDPTGTMAVVLSTQIPLTKEQRNEATELLKVAYQRRLEQQIKHATPSPTPAGK; from the coding sequence ATGTTCAAAAAAGACGCAATAAAACTTTACGTCATCGGGATCTTCCTGCTGATACTGACCGGCTCTATTTTCTTTCACGAATATACGCGTGACTGGAATGACTACCAGATCGAATTTCGTGAATATGTAGCCGAAAAGTTTGGCGAAGAGCGGGCTTCACAGGTGCCGTCGGGCATTCAGCAGATATGGGTCAAGGACCTCGACCGCACTGATCGATGTATAACCTGCCATCAGGCGGTTGAATGGAAGGGCCTTGAAACAGCCCCCGAACCGTATCGGACGCACCCGACAGAAGTGCTTGAGAAACATCCGATCGCCGCATACGGCTGTACAAGCTGCCACGGCGGACAGGGCTATGCAACAACGCTGCCGGAAGCGCACGGCAATGTCGAGCATTGGGAGCAGCCGCTGCTGGGCAATGAGATCACAGATGCATATCTTGTCAAAAGCCCGAAAGCCCTGATGGAAATGAACTGCAACGCCTGTCACAGGTATGACCGCGAGACAAAGGGCATGGACTACATAAACCTCGCTAAGAACCTCGTACAGGAAAAAAGCTGCCGAGCTTGTCATACCATCAACGGACGCGGCGGCACCGTCGGGCCTGATCTGACATCCGAAGGCGATAAGCCGACCGAGCAGTACGACTATTCACGCATCGGCGGCATCCCATCGGTCTTTGCATGGCACATGGCACACTTTCAAAACCCCAAAATGGTCTCGCCGGACAGCGTGATGCCGAACTTCGGCTTCTCAACACAGCAGGCGCAAGCATTATCACTGCTTATGATGAGTTGGCGGCGTGAGGCTATTCCGGCTCAGTACATCTCAGGCGTTACGCTCAAGGATGTGCCGACACAGGCTGAGATCGACAACGAAAAGCATATGCTCGAGGGCGACGGGGCCTTCTTTGTAAAGAACAACTGCTTCATCTGCCACTCAGTGAGCAGCTTCGGGATCAAGTCGGCATCGGAGATCGGCCCGGACCTGTCAATAGCGGTCGAGGATGTTCCGAGCCGCTTCGGCCGTACGCTCGGAGAATTCCTGCAGGATCCGACCGGCACGATGGCCGTGGTTCTCTCAACACAGATCCCCCTGACCAAGGAACAAAGGAACGAAGCGACCGAACTGCTGAAGGTCGCATATCAGAGAAGATTGGAACAGCAAATTAAACACGCTACGCCGAGCCCGACACCGGCGGGCAAATAA